The segment ttaaatttaaactatttaaatattttttaaaatacttgacaCTCAagtattggttataatttaatttattaatatcattcataaacaaacccactacccacccagTTAATAAACCAATTCTAATATAAAAATCGccctaaacactactaaaatacGACGAAGTacagattcctgaaaatgacatccaaaattatttgaGTCCAAATTGAAGTCCctattaaatttaggttgagccgcttatttaggaggtcactttcaataggattctctttcaagcttgaattcgaatttatgattaaatatatagaagtaatacatccccaaaataattcatgtatttttttaaatataatctttataaatatttatgatttgttttaaatattaaaacattaatatattatttttaaaatttttttttagctataagtaacatcacatattTGAGAagaatgaataattaagataaacatagtcagaattttaagtttatcggtaagttttatttagacacttcaaTTATAATTTGTTTGAATGCGGACTTGAATGTACATATGATGATGTActtttatagatattttcgcctcaaatttttagaaagaCTCATTGGCAATAGTTTTCttgttgttgcattagtaatggGGTGAATTTATTAACTggtggggtttaattagtaataggAGGGTAATGAATttgtttataattaatattaataagttaagtTACAACAAATAGCTGAGAGTCacgtaatttaaaaaatatttaaacaatttaaattaaaaattgttaaataagTGATCAATTTTAAATCCAAAGGTGAATGACAAGTGTATTTTAATGCCAAATAACTTTTATGTCTACTATACGAAATAATCACAACAAAATTGGACGATAACAAAGTATTAGCagataatacaattttattgaTAGACACGTAGCTATTTTCATGAGTTGGTTCCCACTTTGAGATATCCAAGTATACTAGCTAGTTTCAAGAACTTAAGTTTGTGGAATGTGATATCTCCGATATACACAACATTCGGGAAAAAATCGAAAAAAGAAgaacagtaacaacaacaaattaatgcaaaaatcaaaatataataacaaaagaaagaaactaGATATATGTAAAAACAAGATTACAATGAAAGAGATTAATAAATAATTCCCTAAACTTTATCTCCAAAAGgtggaaaacaaaaataattaaccataatcaaaattaaatgaatCTAAACTATCAAATCGAGGGCATAACCCAAGTTGACGGATACACATGATTGTCATGATTAAAAAATGTAGTTTTTCCATCTTCAAGATTGTAAGCCCTTATATAATAATTGCCACCGCGTTTACCAGTAAAATATATGTGATTAGGCTTCACGCCTACAAACCTAGAAGGTTCAGTTGAAGTTGAAGCAGTACGCCCCAAAAATAATGCGTTATCCCCTACGATTTTAATCTCTTTTGCTTCTCCTTCGATTAGATCTAGTTGCCATActtgaaattcaaaatcacCAGATTTTCGTTCAAATAGTACAACACAGTCACGAAATTGTTTAACAATCCATAATGCACCCGATACTTCGACTAGATAGTACCGTGTAAAGTATGAACAAGGtgtatcataatcataatttttcttGAGAAGCAAGCGGGGTGGATCATGATTATCAATAACCCAAACTCCGCGATTAGTGATCATATAAAACTGTCCTTTGAAATATTGTACCACAACCTTCTATATCAATTTTTGTCAAATAAACATCTCCAGGACGTCAGAACGACAAATAAGATTTAAGCTTATAATAATAAGCTATCATTACAACATAATCGGATGTTAACGATGGATTAGCAGATAACACAACTCTATTGATCATCACAGAATTCTTTTCATCCTCCGAATATTCGATCAAGCTATTACGAGGAGGAAGTGTATTTGGGCACGTGAGAAAGGATGCAATAACTTCATCTCTGTGTCACGTTTATATCCTACTGTGCAAAGCCATCCGAACGATGAAAGACAATCTCTCCTTTAGCTTCGGGGAGAAAAACTCTGTATGAAACTTTCGAGTAAAATTCTCGATGTTCATCAGCAGCCAACATAAGCAACGGAAGTTGGGGAGCTGAAAAATCGAAATTTTCTTTGGTAGCAGCAATTTCCCATGATTTACAAACGGCACCAAATATAACGAAATCATCTATACATGTAACTCGATTCGCTATCGTAACAAGTATATCGTATGGAAGTTCGGACCAATTCACTGTaacttttctccttttcttgaAATTCATATTTGTGATTCAATCGCGGAGGATATTTAGTAAAAACTAAAGCAACTGCTGCCCAAACCTAGAAAAGGTTAATTATAAGGGGTCgtttagtttgagtataagtTATGCTAAGATTAGTTATACTAAAATTAGTAGTGCGTCTTTAGTTTGAATACAAGTTAGAATGTGATTACTGATTAGTTATGCTTGGATTAATTTTTATTGCAGTTTGTTTAATTTGCTTATGAAAATATTCTCCAccttatttagttttttttttttacatttccTTTGCAAATTTTAGTTGATCattcatgaaataaaattttcatcttattttatttaattattttttgtatgtgCATTTACATGATTCTGTcgtatgttttttaaaataaattttcatctttcaatgatttttttagTGTGAAATCTCAAAAGGTAGGACCCGGGTGGGGGCGTGAGGCGAGACGTTTTATACGGTATGGGACGAGATGTAAGCCCCCAGACACGGGGCGTAAGTTCCATGGATCTATGGGGCATAGTCtcatgtatattcaattttatagttttattagtaattaaattcctttcaatgattttataaataattttgtatcgAAAACctataatatatagaaattatattatgttttttatttgagttgataatctataataaagaaaaaagaatattataattactatttgagaaatatcattacaccaataataataaaatagactATACAAGTAAAATAATCTTATATCTTAACtttctaataaaaaaagaatattgtataaacgtatttcgtaataaaaagaaatattgaaattGCATAGATGATACAATTGTAATATATGTCTTAGGAGAAACATATTAAAAATTCGTATATGTTtcatatagaatatcaaaacatgaattcataGAACTAAATACAATAAGTATTTTTTACACAATGAATATGCTtactatatgtttatgtgttcaATATAATCGGAGAcaataactttgcagaaacataaacaacaggGTCAAAATCATGtattcaaaaacaacaattaatgaGTGTACAAAAACATACTAGGATATTTAAAAACTgaacaaaacaaaaaggaaaaaatcgaGTCCACTGAATGCATGATGTCCCCTTAAAAAAACTATTTCCCTCCAATACCAGAGGTTTAACAAATAACATCCTCTCTGAATGGaacaattttattcaccaacttattgatacaaaaacagTGGTGTCATAAGTCACTCAACAGGAAAAAAGTAtacgaatatttaattttgggaAAGTACAAGAATAAGATCAGAACTTTTGTtgatttaaaatgagagaaaatctctctatttataaaaaataaaagatagtgtgaacaaatatttattgtgcattATCAAAAATGTTACAACTATTTAGAAAAGTTGCAAATATAACTAAAATTCTCAATTTCCTTTTATTAGCATACTagaaacaattattattattaagttctttctcattttttacatgtagtaatttttttttttcaaaatcttggTTGACTATTATTCTTTTCACCCAAATAATCACCAACACATCCTTAATCACCATTAACAACCACAATCATATATCACAATCATCCtcgtataaattttttttaatgctttatattatatataaatataaatataatatgtaacttatttgaatttatgtttaattaattcAGTAAAGTCAACTTTTATAAATTTAGAGATGTTGAGAAAAAGTAAATAGTATCtttaaatcttttaataaaaatatgaattcaaaATCATAATCTCAATTACATATCttaatattcaattaatatcgtgaatcataatacatatcttcatattcaattattttataattaaataatttatttatatgtttaaatCATAATACATATGCTAGTATTCAATTCGATTCAATTAATAGATAGATTATTAATCTTTTAAAATCTAGTGATAAAGAGTGGTATATATGTCAATCATTGAATTTGCGTAAAAATCAAATGCAATTTTTTACCCTAACGTTGAAATAGAGAgaaaattataatgtgaaaaaCTCAACTTATGTCAAATTGCTAATAAGGTAAATGTTCAATTCAACTAAGCTACTTTCAAAATTTACCTTCTTATAACTATTTTCAAACAACGACCACCACTTTATTCTTTTCTATTTGTCGTAAATAATTTTActgttattttattatatattgatatgaaaataatttatataatttttggatattttttttttaaaaataataaattagtaaatttaatttaaatttaaaaattaatcaattctCCCAAAATAGGGCAGGATAACTAAAGAGAAATATTAAATGaatgtaatctaattttatttttataattaatcaaattgacttttaagAATATTAGCGGCtactgaaaatgaaaaagaacgACGGAATATAAGAATAAAGAATAAACGGCCTTTGGTTTCACCACTAACCACCTTGAAATTCCAAGCAACTTCCAATTTTGGCATTTTTCACACATTTCACTTTTTATTCTATTCATACGCCTTCACGTACTTGTATATATACGCACTTTTAATTAGCACTCtgcaaaattaattaaagtacACTTTAAATACCAAGTTCATTTATACATATGTCAGATAACAATATCCGGCGAAGATTTCCGGTGAGCCGGAGAACTTCCAGCAGAGCACTAAAACCGTCGCCGTCGGGCCGTCGGAGGTTTACGCCTGTGCCGGTGAATCGCCGGTCATCGAAGCAGCACAGGGATACTAATTATAAGGCATTAGAGAGAAGCAAATCGGAGCCTTGTGTTTTGAAAATTGGATTTGTTGACTTCGAAGATGACGATCCCCGGGATGCGACGGCGCAGTCGTTGGAAATACTTTTCCGGCCACAAACTTGTTCGGATTTGTTCGTGTCGCCGGATTATCTGATTTCAGGATCTCCGCCGAATTTTCAGgtaattttccccttttttggattttttgggGGAGATTTTGGGATATTAAAGCACTGTTTGTTTGCGTGCTTTTTGCTGAAATTCCATTGTTTGAGTAAATTCATCCtatttgagttttgaaaatgCTATTACTAATATTCAATTAGAAACTTGTACTAGATGCATGAATGAATTAATGGAATAAGATTATCTATtgtacaaaatttaaattcaggATTTAAATTTTACGAGTTCTGATACTAGTGTGGTTGGTAGCGGATATTTCTTCCCCACCTATAATGATGTTATGAAGTCAAAGCTGTTGCAGTTTAGTCATGGTAATTGTGTGAAAATCAACAATCGCCTAATTGATAGTGTTTGTTTTCACATTCTTTGTTGTGTGAATGACTAGTAATTTACTAACCAATGCTAAATCAACTTGAAATAGTCAAATATTTGCATCTCATTTGTGaaatccaatatatatatatatgtataattgtaCTTATAGAGCTAAGGTTATaccactttttaaaatattgacactGCTTACAGGAAGTTCTGCGTACACCACTATAAGAATCAACCATCTTTCATACTTAACCAATCTATTGGAAGTGAGAGTGTCTTACTACTACTCCCCTTTTTATTTGAACTCTGCTTCAAGTCAAATTGAAACGAAAggagcatttttatttttgatgtcTAATATGTTGGAGGATTTCGTGCAGAAGGGGTATAAGAAGGATGCAAAAGTTGTGGTTAATGTGACAGTTGAAGGAAGTCCAGGGGCGGTAAGAACAATGGTGAAGTTGGGATCAAGTGTTGATGAGACAATAAGGCTTGTGATTGACAAATATAGTGAAGAAGGCCGGACTCCTCGTCTTGATAAAAACAGAGATGATTCATCCTTTCAATTGTACCAGTCTCACTTCAGTCTTCAAAGTAAGTCCTAAACCTCAACTTTACTAAATCCAAATTAGTTTTGGAGATTAGATAGTGATTACAGGTGTCAAATGGGTTAAATTAAACAAGTTGAAATGAGCGGGCTAAGCTTGATTTGGCAGGTTTGGTTAGACTGAGTTAATAAATGAACGGTCATTAACCTTCCTAAATGTTACCTCGGTTAGAATGGTTGAGTCGAGATGGACTAAGCAATGGGTCATAGTCCTCCCATATATTAGATGAGTTGAATTGAGCTGGTCAAATAGGCTAAGTTAATAAGCGGGTCAAAACATCATGTTTTCGTGAGCCAATGTTTCCAACTTTACATTAATGTATGTACTTCCATCCTTAAAAAAGGCATTTATTATGTAAACAAATGTTGATTAGgactattaatgatttttaggACTAATATGAATGTATCTAATTATATAATCATTggtattaaaataattttggtgTATAAACCCTTTCTTTGTTGAAAGGTCAATTTTCTTGTGTTTGATGTAAGGTTAGCTgattaaacttaaaatattattatctgGCTCACCCTGGAATTAATCACATTATTTAGATTGGTCTGTGGTATATTGACTATTTTATCAAAGATAATGTTGTTTTTTGGTCATAGATTAAAGAAAATGTTTGTATTACACGGTTGCCTATGTTCTGTCAGGGGAATGTCATGTTGTATTTCAAGACTTAACAATTTGAATAATAAGTTTAATACACTATTTGCAAAATTTcaacctttctttttcttttctaaagtAAGTATATTTGTGAAAGGATTAGATTTTAAATTCTATGATTACAACAACTatgctttttaatttttatgtctcAAAATTAGGATCAATTATATGATcgttatatttttgtattttattattttatataggcTTGAGCAACACAGATGTGATTGGAGATGTTGGGAGCAGAAGTTTTTATCTTCGAAAGAGTAATAATAATGGAAGTAATCCAGAAATAACTTCAGATCAAATTGCTCCTGTTAGAGCAAATTCCCAATCACTCATTGTCTTCGATGGATTCTTTCGTCGCAAGATAAATAAAATCTTTAGAAGAACATGTAGGCTGTGGAAATTCCTTGGTTGCATGCAATGACACAACATAACTCGTAACAGAGGTGAATTtagaattttactttattatatgataGAGTAGCATGAGTATTAGATTTGCTATTCGATCAACCTATTATACGATATGTTGCATGGTGATATTATCCTTCCATGTAATTTTCATTATCCTCCAAACAGTAATGGATTACTGTAAGATCCATTCATTTATAAAGCAAAATATTGTAtagatttatatatatcaaatatttgaataCAAAATGTCATGGGATTGAAAAGATACAAAAGCGCATGAATACTCTCCCtaatttgagtttgaaatatgGAACTATGTTCCCGCAATTTTAGTTACTTAATTTACAAGTAAGTATTTTTCTTGCGTGTTTTATTTATCCCACTCCACCTAAACATTGAAAAACGtatattaatatcatttttGATACTTAAAAAATCTAGACTAGATTGTACGCTAAATCAAACACAAtaaaggttttttttaaaaaaaaaaaacaaaagcaacGCAAAAGTAGAAAATAGTCAAAAAGGTCattaaagaaaatcaattttatttcaaacaACACGTGTTGATGAGATATCATTGTCCTTAGCATGGAAGGCTAGAGACTATAATCGACCTTGTTTCATTATTACTCATTTAATGAATAACTAGCTTGCTATCTATTAAACATATATGATcttattttagaataaaaaaaatattattaactttcgaaattcaaaacataacagataaattaaattatgacaAAGGAGTACTACCTACTTGGGGGGACAGAAAAGTTGAGACATGAGAGTAGCAGCAGCAGCTATTTCCTAGAAATTTCGCACACCACCACTATAGcacaaaaactcaaataatttCATTATCTGCCAAAAATTTCATTATCACCAACCCCTATATCTCTTACGTAATATATAACAATTCAtcacaacacacacaaaaaaaatatacatctCTTTTGTTCCACaagattaattaaaaataaataaaaatcgtTGTAATATTAGTTTACATATCTAGTAGCTCCATGCACGGCGGCAGTAGAGCGAGACTCGCGGTCGCCCGTACAAATCCGGCCGTTATAAATGTTTCTGCCGGAAATATGGGTACCGCGAGCGACGCTCGTGAGAAGCAGCAAAAGTTAACGAAGTTATTGGTGAATGTAAATATTCAGAATAGTTTGGGCCCGGTGAATTTGGTGATGTCGCCGGAGAATACCGTCGGAGAATTGATAAGGGCGGCGATTGAGATTTACGTCAAGGAGAAACGGCGGCCGTTGTTGAATCGTAGTGATCCGCTTTGTTATGAACTTCATTATTCTCAATTTAGTATGGAGAGTAAGTTTCAAATatcatcatattgaattttcaagtttatttttgCTCGTTCATATTCACTTAACACGCAACATTGACTCTTAACTTGGTGTCATTTGATAGTTATGACTTTTAATTTTGGATGTgcatttaaatttgtataaaattgaataaataaacacaATCGTTCTACATGACACTCtatatgataattttgtatCTTATATGGCGTcttatatgtattatgtcatgtagaaCAAGTGTatctacttatttaattttatacaaatttaaatatctacttATGCACACTCTAAGTCGGAGGACATAGTTATCTactgaatttaaatttattatactCATATCAAATATGCATTAAAAATATGGTATAGTTAATATAAGgttaaaatagaaattttaaacaaataaaacttGACATCTATTTTTATTGCAAGGGAGTATATTTGAAACAAATCTAACCTTTTTTTCTACCTCAATTATATAATGAAACTAATTGACTAGCTATGTTATCGAGGGCGGGAGTGTAATGCAaccaaatttaataattttaattcaaaatatatatcatatatttaaaaattcatttaatatgtataaaaaaattatcaaaatcttaataaattttatttatttaaaatttgtaatttataaattcaaGTCGATAATTCCAACTCTGTATATGATACATGTGACTCATGTTAGTAATTTATAATATGCAGGTTTGAGGAAAGAGGAGAAATTGGTCAATTTGGGATGTCGAAGTTTCTTTGTTTGTCCAAAACCAAGCACTTAACATCAAAGATATTTCACTTCCATTTACAAAGCTCATGGATTTCATTCTATAGCTTTTTATCCACATTTTAAACTAGTTATTTTTGGTTTTAGTGtgtttattttcatttgaatgTACGTACGTGTGACGTGTCACctttttgattatttgtcaAAATTAATGTATGtgctaaaataatgaatatattgaCTCAATTATATTCGGGGTGTCAAGTGTCAAAATTAACAGATTACTTAATTCAAATAGTAGTtataactaaactaatttagGAGTAAACTGAATAAATGTGTCAAACTTAAAGGGTCCCAAAGTATTCTTCCACTTTTTCTAAGCAAATGAAGTATCTGACGATACTAAtctttaaagttaaattgaatcatatcaattcaatatattaaaattaaaatttagatattaaaatactaaataaaaaaaattaataaaattacaattctTGTCATgtcaatatgattaaaaaaaatgtattattaaaATGTTGATCAAAATTTACGTAGTAtgtatatcaaaaaaataaagggaaaatggtctgatatacccctcaactttgtcatttggagctgatataccctcgttataaaagtggctcatatatgtcCTTAGCGTTatacaaatgactcacatatacccctgccgttatgaaatagctcacatatacccttcatttaacggaagttaaaaaattagttttaaatttatatttattacttctaatttttttaaaaaaattattta is part of the Solanum pennellii chromosome 8, SPENNV200 genome and harbors:
- the LOC107027101 gene encoding uncharacterized protein At4g22758 isoform X2; its protein translation is MSDNNIRRRFPVSRRTSSRALKPSPSGRRRFTPVPVNRRSSKQHRDTNYKALERSKSEPCVLKIGFVDFEDDDPRDATAQSLEILFRPQTCSDLFVSPDYLISGSPPNFQGYKKDAKVVVNVTVEGSPGAVRTMVKLGSSVDETIRLVIDKYSEEGRTPRLDKNRDDSSFQLYQSHFSLQSLSNTDVIGDVGSRSFYLRKSNNNGSNPEITSDQIAPVRANSQSLIVFDGFFRRKINKIFRRTCRLWKFLGCMQ
- the LOC107027938 gene encoding uncharacterized protein At4g22758-like; its protein translation is MHGGSRARLAVARTNPAVINVSAGNMGTASDAREKQQKLTKLLVNVNIQNSLGPVNLVMSPENTVGELIRAAIEIYVKEKRRPLLNRSDPLCYELHYSQFSMESLRKEEKLVNLGCRSFFVCPKPST
- the LOC107027101 gene encoding uncharacterized protein At4g22758 isoform X1, which codes for MSDNNIRRRFPVSRRTSSRALKPSPSGRRRFTPVPVNRRSSKQHRDTNYKALERSKSEPCVLKIGFVDFEDDDPRDATAQSLEILFRPQTCSDLFVSPDYLISGSPPNFQKGYKKDAKVVVNVTVEGSPGAVRTMVKLGSSVDETIRLVIDKYSEEGRTPRLDKNRDDSSFQLYQSHFSLQSLSNTDVIGDVGSRSFYLRKSNNNGSNPEITSDQIAPVRANSQSLIVFDGFFRRKINKIFRRTCRLWKFLGCMQ